A stretch of DNA from Streptomyces caniferus:
TGAGACCTACACGCCAACCCTCATCCCCACTGGCAACGGGCAGAGCCCGGCCGGCTGGCACCTACGACTGTCCCACTAAGCCGGAGGCGGCCCAGACTCGGTTCGGACCCGGATCCCGATGTTTCCGGCGGTGTGCAGTAGGTGAAACTGGGTGAGCTCGGCGGCTGGATTCTGCGTCCGGCCGATGCTGCCGCCGCCGGGCCCCTCCCCCTGCTTGCTAAATGATGATCGGGATTGCTTCCACGGCGCAGCCCGATCCGATCACCACGAGCGTCTCCACCGGCACGGCGCCGAGGATCTTGCCGAAAAAGTCGACCGAGTCGGTGCATTACAGCTGGGCCCGAGCGGTCTCGCTGGCCTGGCCCCCGCCGCTAGACGATCTCCTGAAACGTCGCCGTCAGGTCCGGTGCTACGCCGCCGGTGCGCCGTGCGCACCGGCTGCTCCTGCTACCCGCTGAGGGGGAGCTGCGTGTGGGCTTCCCACTCGTACATCCGCCGGTCCCGGTGCAGGACGATCAGCTCGACCTGATCCACATGCACGGTGACCGGCTCGGCCTGCACGGTAGCGAGGGCGGTGCGCACCGGCGCGGCGGGCCCGTCGGCGTTGCTGTAGGCGATGGTGATGTGCGGACCGAAGCCGTCGGCGGGCTCTGGGACGGTGGCCCAGACGCTGCCGATGGCGTCGCGCAGCGCGGTCCTGACGGCGGCCGGCGGGCCGCTGGGGGCGGCCTCCCAGCGGATCGCCTCGGGGGTGATCTCGGGCCGGTGGACCGTCAGATCGAAGCCGGGGATGACGGCAAGACGGCGTTGGGCGGCGGCGAGGATGACGCGGAGGTCGTCGTCCGGTACGCGATCGGCGAAGTCGAGCCCCTGCGTGGTCAGGTGCAGGCACTCGTCGGGGACCAGGTCGAGGCCGGCGACGTCGGCCAGGGCGCGCCGGTAGTCGGCGGCCAGGCGGTGCAGGGCGCGCGCCTGCGGGAAGGTGAAGTGGAAGGTGAAGAAGCGTGCGCCCGGGCCCCAGCCGGGCCGCCACCACCAGTGATCGGCCATGCAGTCGGTTGTCATGGGCCGCATCCCATCAGTCGGCGCCCCCTCCGGCCAGAGGGCCCGACGGGAGAGCGATGCGGCGGGGTGCCGATTCGAGGCACCAGTGCTCGACCGCCGCCTGGAGGTGGCTCGTTTCCCGACTGCCCGCCATCGGGGATCGGGCGACGTCGCCGGCAAACTCCCGCAGCCTCGCCGCGACGGGAGCCAGACGCTGCTCGGGCGCCAGGGCTAGCACGGGCTGGAGGGCCTCCAACGCGCCGTCGGGGTGCCCGAGGGCGACGTGCGCGGACGCGAGGGTGATGCGCATCTGCGCCTCAGTCCCGTACGCGCGACGGGCGGGGAGAGCCAGGGCCGCGGCTGCATCGTCCCGGGCCGTCGCTGCGCGCCCGACGCGCATGGCCACGCCGGTCGTGTAGTTGAGGCGCCGGAAGTCGTCGCAGCTGAACAGCCCCCCGACGTCGTCCGGGTCGCGCTGCGCGGCGCGGGCCTCCTCGACGTGGTGCAGCGCCTCCTGGGCCTCGCCGATGGCCCCGAGGCGCGCCCAGACATCGGCCTCCTGGCACGCAAGGAGCACCCCCACCGTTCCGGGCGGGCGGTGGGCGGCGCCGCGGCGGGCGTGGGTGACGGCCTCGCGCATCCGACCGTCCCACAAGGCCACTTTCGACCGCGTGGAAAGCGTCCAGGCGCGCAGACCGTCATGGTCGGCCAGCTCGGCGCACAGCCACGCAACACGCCCCTGGGTGTCGGCCTGGTGGGGCTCGTCCAGGTCGGAGCTGATCCAGGCCAGCAGCCCGCACAGGTAGCCGGCCAGCACGTACAGCTCCCTGGTCTGCCGGGGGTGCTGGTGCCCCTCCAACAGCCCGAAGATCTTGTCCCGCAGGCGCCGGGCCGCGGTGAAGACGCGGAGCGGCGGATCGGCCGCGACGTAGGCACGGGCCAGGGCGCGGACATCGGCCGCCAGCTGCTCGCACGACAGGTCGCCGACGTTAGTGGACTCCGCCCACATCGCCCAGACCGCCGACTCGTCCGCGGCGGCCTCCACCAGGGCACCGCCCACCGGTTCCGGCGCGAGCACCGGTGCCGGGGGTGGCGCAGGGGTCGGCGAAGCGGAGGCGGGCCTGGGCTCCAGCAACTGTCGGTCGGCCGGCGGGAGGTGTGTGCGGTCCTCGTAGTCGAGCAGCTGGGCTACACCACACCCGTAGAGTTCGGCGAGCATGACCAGCACCCGCGGGGAGGGCTTGCGTCCCGAGGACGCCGGCCACTTCTCCCATTTCGCGATGAGCGATGCGTCGGCGGCCACCTCCACCCCGCGGCGTGATCCGCCCAGGTCGTTCATGCGGTCGGCGGCGGCCTGCAGCGTCAGGCCGTGCGCATGCCGCCACGCTTCACGTGGGCGCAGGCGAAAGCGTGTCCGCATCTCCATGCTGATCTGCGCCAGGTCACAGCCGGCCTCCGTCATCTCCTGCCTGAGCCGGTCCCGGTCGCGTTTCGTGCCGGTCGGATGTGGGGCCATGTCCGCTCCTCGACGGTGTGCCTGCCCTCACGGTAGGGCGGCAGCGGAGCGCGCAAGCGTCAACCGGACGTTTTGCATGGGCTGTCGGCGCCACACCTGCCGTGCCTATCGACGTCAGGGCAGGTCGCGACGTCCTGTGGTGTCCACAAAAGTTGGGCTCCGGCGCCCGCGACAGGGACGGCGTGCCTTGGAACTGTGGAGTCATTCCTCCTGCCGTCCCGGAGACGGCAGTTCGCAGCCCGCATGAAGGGGCCGTCATGGCACGCCCGACCACCAAGAACACCCAACGCGACGCCCACCTGGCCGGCGCTACCGCGGCCTCGGCTCTCGCGGCCGCCCTGGTCCGGCTGGGCATCGTCCTGCCCTCGCTGCGCGGCTCCCATCCGGTCAACGGCCGCGGCTTCGTGGAGCTGGGCGGCTGTAACGCGGAGCTGGCGTCCCGGCTGGCGCAGCGCATCAACGAGGCTGCCGATGCGCTGGATGCCTCGAGGGCGGGGGCGGGGCGGTGACCGTAGTGTACGACCTGGACGGCCGGCTCGACGCGGAGCTGGGCCTGTCCCAGGACCGCGCGGCGCACGCCGGGTTGGTGCAAGCTGTCATCGGCTGGGCTGGCCCCGGCCCGGCCCCTGCCCTTCAGCCCCGCGACTTCGAGCAGATCTCCCTCCAGCTCACCGGGCATGGCCGGGTGGTGGCAGCCGAGCTCCGGTATCTGTGCGGGGGCCTTCCACCGCGTGCCGAGCCGCGCGTTCTGGCCGAGGTGGTGCTGGAGGAGGCGGAGCGGCGGCTGGGCCAGCCGCGGCTGGGAACCGCCCGGTGTGCGCAGATGCGGGCCCGGCAGGTGCGTGCCTTGTACGAACGCCTGGACCGGATCCAGGGCGCCCGGCTGGCTGCGACACCACCCTCCTGACAGCCTGCAGCTTCCCCCGTGGCTCAGGCGAATTGAAGCCCCGGCGCACCGCACTCCACCGCGGGCGCTGGGGCTTCTCCCATCGCGCGACCAGCGGCTCGGGACAAGGGCGGCCCCCGCAGAGTCACGCGCCCTCCGAGCACGCCCCCGCGCCCCTCCC
This window harbors:
- a CDS encoding 2'-5' RNA ligase family protein produces the protein MTTDCMADHWWWRPGWGPGARFFTFHFTFPQARALHRLAADYRRALADVAGLDLVPDECLHLTTQGLDFADRVPDDDLRVILAAAQRRLAVIPGFDLTVHRPEITPEAIRWEAAPSGPPAAVRTALRDAIGSVWATVPEPADGFGPHITIAYSNADGPAAPVRTALATVQAEPVTVHVDQVELIVLHRDRRMYEWEAHTQLPLSG
- a CDS encoding helix-turn-helix domain-containing protein, coding for MAPHPTGTKRDRDRLRQEMTEAGCDLAQISMEMRTRFRLRPREAWRHAHGLTLQAAADRMNDLGGSRRGVEVAADASLIAKWEKWPASSGRKPSPRVLVMLAELYGCGVAQLLDYEDRTHLPPADRQLLEPRPASASPTPAPPPAPVLAPEPVGGALVEAAADESAVWAMWAESTNVGDLSCEQLAADVRALARAYVAADPPLRVFTAARRLRDKIFGLLEGHQHPRQTRELYVLAGYLCGLLAWISSDLDEPHQADTQGRVAWLCAELADHDGLRAWTLSTRSKVALWDGRMREAVTHARRGAAHRPPGTVGVLLACQEADVWARLGAIGEAQEALHHVEEARAAQRDPDDVGGLFSCDDFRRLNYTTGVAMRVGRAATARDDAAAALALPARRAYGTEAQMRITLASAHVALGHPDGALEALQPVLALAPEQRLAPVAARLREFAGDVARSPMAGSRETSHLQAAVEHWCLESAPRRIALPSGPLAGGGAD
- a CDS encoding DUF6415 family natural product biosynthesis protein → MTVVYDLDGRLDAELGLSQDRAAHAGLVQAVIGWAGPGPAPALQPRDFEQISLQLTGHGRVVAAELRYLCGGLPPRAEPRVLAEVVLEEAERRLGQPRLGTARCAQMRARQVRALYERLDRIQGARLAATPPS